The Streptomyces luteogriseus genome includes a window with the following:
- a CDS encoding aldo/keto reductase: protein MHTRRIGDVEVSAIGLGAMPMSIEGRPDEDRSLATLHAALDAGVTLIDTADAYHRDADEVGHNETLIAKALASHDRGGDVLVATKGGHLRPGDGSWTLDGTPRHLKAACEDSLRRLGVEAIGLYQFHRPDPRVPYAESVGAVRDLLDEGKIRMAGISNANPEQIRQAGEILGGRLVSVQNQFSPAFRSSEPELRLCDELGIAFLPWSPLGGISKAGELGSGHAAFARIAEAHGVSPQRVCLAWMLAKSPVVVPIPGASRPETIRDSLAATDLVLTADELAELDAA from the coding sequence ATGCACACCCGCCGCATCGGTGACGTCGAGGTCAGCGCGATCGGCCTGGGCGCGATGCCCATGTCCATCGAAGGACGACCGGACGAGGACCGCTCCCTCGCCACCCTGCACGCCGCTCTCGATGCCGGAGTGACCCTGATCGACACCGCGGACGCGTACCACCGCGACGCCGACGAGGTCGGACACAACGAGACCTTGATCGCCAAGGCCCTCGCCTCACACGACCGCGGCGGCGACGTCCTGGTCGCGACCAAGGGCGGCCACCTCCGTCCCGGGGACGGGAGCTGGACGCTCGACGGCACTCCCCGCCACCTCAAGGCGGCCTGCGAGGATTCCCTGCGCCGGCTCGGCGTCGAGGCCATCGGCCTCTACCAGTTCCACCGCCCCGACCCGCGCGTCCCCTACGCCGAGTCCGTCGGCGCGGTCCGCGACCTGCTGGACGAGGGCAAGATCCGCATGGCCGGCATCTCGAACGCGAACCCCGAGCAGATCCGGCAGGCCGGCGAGATCCTCGGCGGGCGCCTGGTCTCCGTACAGAACCAGTTCTCCCCGGCCTTCCGCTCCAGCGAGCCGGAACTGCGCCTGTGCGACGAACTCGGGATCGCCTTCCTGCCCTGGAGCCCCCTCGGCGGGATCTCGAAGGCGGGTGAACTCGGCTCGGGTCACGCCGCCTTCGCCCGCATCGCCGAGGCGCACGGGGTGAGCCCGCAGCGCGTGTGCCTGGCCTGGATGCTCGCCAAGTCGCCGGTCGTCGTCCCGATCCCGGGCGCGAGCCGGCCCGAGACGATCCGCGACTCGCTCGCCGCCACCGATCTCGTCCTGACGGCGGACGAACTGGCGGAGCTGGACGCCGCCTGA
- a CDS encoding DUF5133 domain-containing protein: protein MLVPDRKIVRELLTRYASLRIAQSERHVPTAARELEDVSYTLCVMMGTSDISDAIAKADVLLLTEERRDAADAGGENGLTLVG from the coding sequence GTGCTTGTACCGGACCGGAAGATCGTCAGGGAGTTGCTGACGCGGTACGCGTCGCTGAGGATCGCTCAGTCGGAGAGGCACGTGCCGACGGCGGCACGCGAACTGGAGGACGTCAGCTACACGCTGTGCGTGATGATGGGGACGTCCGACATCAGTGACGCCATCGCGAAGGCCGATGTCCTGCTGCTCACCGAAGAGCGGCGTGACGCCGCCGACGCGGGCGGGGAGAACGGCCTGACGCTGGTCGGCTGA